The Paenibacillus sp. RUD330 genome has a segment encoding these proteins:
- a CDS encoding CRISPR-associated helicase/endonuclease Cas3, translated as MPNNSELTNHPEFVAHIRQMDGQRESVHDHLLAVQQYAEKLGAKIGAKHLAGLSGLLHDVGKNTIEFKTYIESAVANPHDPPRRGSVDHSTAGGKWLFERFHLNTDDQADKRTTEWIANCILSHHGGLKDYLDPEGNSPFLKRIETPLDKLPGYDNAIKEFLSSTMGEAELDAYFEKARGEMQHLIRRMKNCKPPSITASLTVKYLFSCLIDADRTKTRQFEEEEEDDPVFDSYAFFTVTYRSLLEKMDSFRQADDADHPINRLRNEMSKQCDDFAVRRPSGIYTLSIPTGGGKTLASFRYALRHAIETGKERIVYVLPYTTIIEQNVAELRKIVQNDDMILEYHSNVAEDFDVRKWLDPEQAPDEEDEDQSYDLERKKLRLARDTWDRPIIFTTMVQFLNTFYAKGSRNARRLHQLANAVVIFDEVQAVPSHCISLFNGAVNFLHGICGSTVVLCTATQPALQQVRRNVHLSSEPEMICNPNQVMKQFKRVELRDVTDQGAMTTEQLAAFVSERMADIDSLLIILNTKAAVRKLFDFLKAQEWMNEEAIKLYHLSTFMCPAHRKDSLDAIRNSLRGKERIICISTQLIEAGVDISFQGVIRSLAGLDSIAQAAGRCNRHGKDSLREVYIIQSAEESLRSLPEIKLGAEQTERLLGDFRRKPECFDNQLLSIKAMDLYFSYYYDKIKEKMDYPVSQEGFALYPLLDLNSSLCNRYKDKHNSAPPMYTRSSIATVERHFEAISNTGKSVIVPYNDDASEIILALNGELRPNELGDWLRKAQPYTVSLYDQELRKLDKGGNLNYLFQGRVMALNETAYSKEYGVDPAGNGEFQLAII; from the coding sequence ATGCCGAATAATTCAGAACTTACCAATCATCCAGAATTTGTAGCTCATATCCGGCAAATGGACGGTCAGCGCGAGTCAGTCCATGACCACCTTCTAGCGGTTCAACAATATGCGGAGAAGCTTGGGGCCAAAATCGGAGCTAAGCACCTCGCAGGCTTGTCGGGCTTGCTTCATGACGTAGGAAAGAACACGATTGAATTCAAGACATATATCGAATCGGCGGTTGCCAACCCCCATGATCCTCCAAGACGCGGCTCGGTGGATCACTCTACGGCAGGCGGCAAGTGGCTCTTTGAACGGTTTCATTTGAACACGGACGATCAGGCAGACAAGCGGACGACAGAATGGATAGCGAATTGCATCCTTTCTCATCATGGGGGCCTGAAGGACTACTTAGATCCGGAAGGAAACTCTCCTTTTCTCAAAAGAATTGAAACTCCGCTAGATAAGCTTCCTGGGTATGATAACGCCATTAAAGAATTTCTTTCCTCTACAATGGGAGAGGCAGAGTTGGACGCTTACTTTGAAAAGGCCAGGGGAGAGATGCAGCATCTCATTCGGCGCATGAAAAACTGCAAACCCCCATCCATTACCGCCTCGTTGACAGTGAAATATCTATTTAGTTGTCTGATCGATGCGGATCGGACCAAGACTCGGCAATTCGAAGAAGAAGAAGAGGACGATCCTGTCTTTGACAGCTATGCCTTTTTCACCGTGACCTATCGATCTCTGCTTGAAAAAATGGATAGCTTCCGACAGGCCGATGATGCCGATCATCCCATTAATCGTCTTCGCAATGAGATGTCCAAGCAATGCGATGATTTTGCTGTTCGTCGTCCGTCCGGCATTTACACGTTGTCTATCCCTACAGGCGGCGGAAAAACGCTAGCCAGCTTTCGCTATGCGCTGCGTCATGCAATCGAGACGGGTAAGGAAAGGATCGTTTATGTCTTGCCTTACACGACGATCATCGAGCAGAATGTGGCTGAGCTTCGGAAGATCGTACAAAACGATGATATGATTCTGGAGTATCATTCCAACGTGGCGGAAGATTTTGATGTGCGGAAGTGGCTAGATCCGGAACAAGCTCCCGATGAGGAAGACGAAGATCAGTCCTATGACCTGGAGAGGAAAAAGCTGCGTCTGGCACGAGATACCTGGGATCGTCCGATTATATTTACGACGATGGTTCAATTTCTGAACACGTTTTATGCCAAAGGTTCCCGCAATGCCAGGCGGCTGCATCAGCTGGCCAATGCGGTTGTAATCTTTGATGAGGTGCAGGCTGTGCCTTCTCATTGCATCTCGTTGTTTAACGGAGCAGTCAATTTCCTGCATGGCATATGCGGTTCGACCGTTGTTCTTTGCACCGCGACTCAGCCTGCGCTACAGCAGGTCCGGCGGAATGTGCATCTTTCTTCCGAGCCGGAAATGATCTGCAATCCGAATCAAGTAATGAAGCAATTTAAAAGAGTGGAGCTGCGGGATGTTACGGACCAAGGGGCAATGACAACCGAGCAATTGGCTGCATTCGTTTCGGAACGGATGGCCGACATCGACAGCTTGCTGATTATTCTCAATACAAAGGCGGCAGTACGAAAGCTTTTTGACTTTCTGAAAGCGCAGGAATGGATGAACGAGGAAGCTATCAAGCTTTATCACTTGAGCACATTTATGTGCCCGGCGCATCGCAAAGATAGTTTGGATGCCATTCGCAATTCACTGAGGGGAAAAGAGAGAATCATCTGTATCAGTACGCAGTTGATCGAGGCAGGCGTAGACATCAGTTTTCAAGGCGTCATCCGCTCTCTCGCCGGATTGGATTCAATCGCCCAAGCAGCGGGGCGATGCAATCGTCACGGCAAAGACTCGCTGCGCGAGGTGTACATTATTCAATCGGCTGAAGAAAGCTTGCGCAGTTTGCCGGAAATCAAGCTTGGAGCGGAGCAGACGGAACGGTTGCTGGGTGATTTCAGGCGCAAGCCCGAATGTTTCGATAATCAGTTGCTCTCCATAAAAGCGATGGATTTATATTTCTCTTATTACTACGACAAAATCAAGGAAAAGATGGACTATCCCGTTTCTCAGGAGGGTTTTGCATTATATCCGTTATTGGATCTCAATAGTTCCTTATGCAACCGTTACAAAGACAAGCACAATTCAGCCCCGCCGATGTACACTCGAAGTTCAATTGCTACGGTTGAACGACATTTCGAGGCGATTTCGAACACGGGGAAGTCCGTTATTGTACCGTATAATGACGATGCATCCGA